The DNA segment TTGTCCCCCAGTCCCTCAcggtccctcccagtgcctcccagtgcctcccagtgccccccaccttgtcccccagtgcctcccagtgcctcccagtccctcccagtgccccccgtTCCCTCCCTCGCTGCCCCTGGCTGTGGGTCGGGCGCCCTGGGGGttgtccccccccctccctggACTTTGTCCGGGTGCCGCGGGGCGATGGCGGCCGCGTGGGCGCAGccgctggtgctgctggtgctgctggcgaGCGGCtcgggcgccgccgccgcccccggggaCTCGCTGCTCAACGTCTGCATGGACGCCAAGCACCACAAATCGGCCCCGGGGCCCGAGGGGCAGCTCCACGCGCAGGTACGGGCCCCGCAGCGCCGGGTGGAGGCATCTCCTGCGGCGTCGGGAAGGCTGGGGAGATCCTATGGGACCTGGTTGAGCTCCATCCAATCCCTGGTGGGTCCTGGTTGAGCTCCATCCAATCTCTGGTGGGTTCCAGCTCCATCCCAACCCTGGTGGGTCCTGGTtgagctccatcccagctctggTGGGTCCTGGTTGAGCTCCATCCAATCTCTGGTGGGTTCCAGCTCCATCCAACCCCTGGTGGGTGCTGGttgagctccatccaaccccTGGTGGGTCCTGGTTGAGCTTCATCCCAGCTCTGGTGGGTCCCAGTTGACCTTCATCCAACCCCTGGTGGGTCCTGGTTGAGCTTCATCCCAGCTCTGGTGGGTCCCAGTTGACCTTCATCCAACCCCTGGTGGGTCCTGGTTGAGCTTCATCCCAGCTCTGGTGGGTCCCAGTTGACCTTCATCCAACCCCTGGTGGGTCCTGGttgagctccatccaaccccTGGTGGGTCCTGGTtgagctccatcccagccctggTGGGTCCTGGTtgagctccatcccagctctggTGGGTCCTGGTTGAGCTCCATCCAATCTCTGGTGGGTTCCAGCTCCATCCAACCCCTGGTGGGTGCTGGttgagctccatccaaccccTGGTGGGTCCTGGTTGAGCTTCATCCCAGCTCTGGTGGGTCCCAGTTGACCTTCATCCAACCCCTGGTGGGTCCTGGTTGAGCTTCATCCCAGCTCTGGTGGGTCCCAGTTGACCTTCATCCAACCCCTGGTGGGTCCTGGTTGAGCTTCATCCAACCCCTGGTGGGTCCCAGTTGACCTTCATCCAACCCCTGGTGGGTCCTGGTTGAGCTTCATCCCAGCTCTGGTGGGTCCCAGTTGACCTTCATCCAACCCCTGGTGGGTCCTGGTTGAGCTTCATCCAACCCCTGGTGGGTCCCAGTTGACCTTCATCCAACCCCTGGTGGGTCCCAGTTGACCTTCATCCAACCCCTGGTGGGTCCTGGTTGACCTTCATCCAACCCCTGGTGGGTCCCAGTTGACCTTCATCCAACCCCTGGTGGGTCCTGGTTGAGCTCCATCTCATCTCTGGTGGgttccagctccatcccagccctggTGGGTCCTGGttgagctccatccaaccccTGGTGAGACCTGGttgagctccatccaaccccTGGTGGGTCCTGGTTGAGCTTCATCCCAGCTCTGGTGGGTCCCAGTTGACCTTCATCCAACCCCTGGTGGGTCCTGGTTGAGCTCCATCTCATCTCTGGTGGGttccagctgcatcccagctctgGTGGGTCCTGGTTGAGCTCCATGCAACCTCTGGTGGGTCCTGGTtgagctccatcccagccctggTGGGTTCCAGCTCCATCCAACCCCTGGTGGGTCCCAGTTGACCTTCATCCAACCCCTGGTGGGTCCTGGttcagctccatcccagctctggTGGGTCCCGGTTGACCTCCATCCAACCCCTGGTGGGTCCTAGTTGACCTCcaccccatctctggagggttCCAGCTCTGGTGGGTCCCAGTTGAGCTCCACCTTATCTCTGGAGGGTTCCggctcccccccagccccggctgACCCCCCTCCTCACGTGCTCAGTGCTCCCCTTGGAAGGACAACGCGTGCTGCACGGCCAACACCAGCCTGGAAGCCCACAAGGACCAGTCCTACCTCTACGGCTTCAACTGGAACCACTGCGGGGCGATGCCGGAGCAGTGCCGGCGCCACTTCGTGCAGGACACGTGTCTCTACGAGTGCTCCCCCAACCTGGGGCCCTGGATCCAGAAGGTCAGCGCCGGGTGCTGCCGGGGGTGGGAGACTGGGCCGTGAACTGGTGTGAACTGGTGTGAACTGGGGGGGGGTCAGGCGGACTCCAGCTGGCGGAAGGAGCGGGTGCTGCACGTGCCGCTGTGCCGCGAGGACTGCGAGCAGTGGTGGGAGGACTGCCAGGAAGCCTTCACCTGCAAGGACAACTGGCACAAGGGCTGGGACTGGAGCTCAGGTAGGTGCTCCCCGTTCAGCCCCGTGGCTCCCCGTTCAGCCCCGTGGCTCCCCGTTCAGCCCCGTGGCTGCCCGGTCAACCCCGGCCCGCGGCTGCCCGGTCAACCCCGGCCCGCGGCTGCCCGGTCAACCCCGGCCCGCGGCTGCCCGGTCAACCCCGGCCCGCGGCTGCCCGGTCAACCCCGGCCCGCGGCTGCCCGGTCAACCCCGGCCCGCGGCTGCCCGGTCAACCCCGGCCCGCGGCTGCCCGGTCAACCCCGGCCCGCGGCTGCCCGGTCAACCCCGGCCCGCGGCTGCCCGGTCAACCCCGGCCCGCGGCTGCCCGGTCAACCCCGGCCCGCGGCTGCCCGGTCAACCCCGGCCCGCGGCTGCCCGGTCAACCCCGGCCCGCGGCTGCCCGGTCAACCCCGGCCCGCGGCTGCCCGGTCAACCCCGGCCCGCGGCTGCCCGGTCAACCCCGGCCCGCGGCTGCCCGGTCAACCCCGGCCCGCGGCTGCCCGGTCAACCCCGGCCCGCGGCTGCCCGGTCAACCCCGGCCCGCGGCTGCCCGGTCAACCCCGGCCCGCGGCTGCCCGGTCAACCCCGGCCCGCGGCTGCCCGGTCAACCCCTGCCCGCGGCTGCCCGGTCAACCCCTGCCCGCGGCTGCCAGGTCAACCCTTCCCTGCGGCTGCCAGGTCAACCCTTCCCTGCGGCTGCCAGGTCAACCCTTCCCTGCGGCTGCCAGGTCCACCCTTCCCTGCGGCTGCCAGGTCCACCCTTCCCTGCGGCTGCCAGGTCCACCCTTCCCTGCGGCTGCCAGGTCCACCCTTCCCTGCGGCTGCCAGGTCCACCCTTCCCTGCGGCTGCCAGGTCCACCCTTCCCTGCGGCTGCCAGGTCAACCCTTCCCTGCGGCTGCCAGGTCAACCCCTCCCTGCGGCTGCCAGGTCAACCCCTCCCTGCGGCTGCCAGGTCAACCCCTCCCTGCGGCTGCCAGGTCAACCCGTCCCTGCGGCTGCCAGGTCTATTGTGGCTGCCAGGT comes from the Phaenicophaeus curvirostris isolate KB17595 unplaced genomic scaffold, BPBGC_Pcur_1.0 scaffold_59, whole genome shotgun sequence genome and includes:
- the LOC138734090 gene encoding folate receptor alpha-like isoform X1; amino-acid sequence: MAAAWAQPLVLLVLLASGSGAAAAPGDSLLNVCMDAKHHKSAPGPEGQLHAQCSPWKDNACCTANTSLEAHKDQSYLYGFNWNHCGAMPEQCRRHFVQDTCLYECSPNLGPWIQKADSSWRKERVLHVPLCREDCEQWWEDCQEAFTCKDNWHKGWDWSSGTNRCPRGAACQRFPAVFPTPAALCERIWSASYRYTGLRRGSGRCVQMWFDPAHGNPNVAVARYYARGAAAAPPGPPGLLLLLPVALVPPVFSSSL
- the LOC138734090 gene encoding folate receptor alpha-like isoform X2; this encodes MQPLCSPWKDNACCTANTSLEAHKDQSYLYGFNWNHCGAMPEQCRRHFVQDTCLYECSPNLGPWIQKADSSWRKERVLHVPLCREDCEQWWEDCQEAFTCKDNWHKGWDWSSGTNRCPRGAACQRFPAVFPTPAALCERIWSASYRYTGLRRGSGRCVQMWFDPAHGNPNVAVARYYARGAAAAPPGPPGLLLLLPVALVPPVFSSSL